In the genome of Mucisphaera calidilacus, one region contains:
- a CDS encoding PH domain-containing protein has protein sequence MRLLAPPSQRQSAESASGPEAAADSPPLVSMVPPELLESGEIIIFLIKPSLWFIVLTQVRNMVGVGVVTGLAYVWDLGLGSLVRPRDIVLVGLMAMGLVLLWGFCEWLSRTYILTDRRVITLTGVLRVQVFEAALERVQHTRLVVSLRERVLNLGTVSISTAGTAGEETVWQMLSNPLEVHQQLLAALRRYRRG, from the coding sequence ATGCGTCTCTTAGCCCCACCGAGTCAGCGTCAGTCTGCGGAGTCCGCGAGCGGTCCGGAGGCGGCGGCTGACTCGCCGCCTTTGGTGTCGATGGTTCCGCCTGAGCTGCTGGAGAGCGGGGAGATCATTATTTTTCTGATCAAGCCGAGCCTGTGGTTCATTGTGCTGACCCAGGTGCGGAACATGGTGGGTGTGGGTGTGGTGACGGGTCTGGCGTACGTGTGGGATCTGGGGCTTGGGTCGCTGGTTCGGCCGCGTGACATCGTGCTGGTGGGCCTGATGGCGATGGGTCTGGTGCTGTTGTGGGGTTTTTGTGAGTGGTTGTCGCGGACGTACATCCTGACGGATCGGAGGGTGATCACGCTGACGGGCGTGCTGCGGGTTCAGGTGTTCGAGGCGGCGTTGGAGCGGGTCCAGCACACGCGTCTGGTGGTTTCGCTTCGCGAGCGGGTTTTGAATCTGGGGACGGTCTCGATCTCGACGGCGGGCACGGCGGGCGAGGAGACGGTGTGGCAGATGCTGTCGAACCCGCTGGAGGTTCATCAGCAGTTGCTGGCGGCGTTGCGTCGGTATCGCAGGGGCTGA
- the smc gene encoding chromosome segregation protein SMC, which translates to MRLQKVTLAGFKSFADKTEIRFDQPIVGIVGPNGCGKSNIVDAIKWVLGEQSAKSLRGGAMLDVIFNGAAGRKPSGMASVTLSFENPVRDTPAEDDILADLDRIEDDEPADVEDTEAETDDLDTETRDQPQTTAASPDAPRRWLGIDTETVDVTRQLYRDGTSEYLINQKRVRLRDVRELFMDTGVGTDAYSVIEQGKVARMLDANASERRLIFEEAAGVSRFKARRKEASRRLERAQQNLALCRTRLEETERRLRSVKLQAARARSFQTLKTELDALQRREILCAFHHLRAELEDVTQRVADAEAARRALSGRLAQAEQAVSDAEIDATETRRNAEQRERDRMNAESAARQARERAEFAEKSAQGLLARIDEERQRLEGFEQRQRETAQHIETHTSQLTAQRDQLQGLDARAEDADNQRRQAAEKLQAHRAQLDHAKAEVHELLRGVSRRENEIASHERFINNLNQSIEKITAREQAQTQRHTEVTEQLNTRRHDLDAVESQAADVRNQLASLENDSERFSRDIRELSATLADKREKRSSLASRQTLLEEMRDRKEGISQAVQAVLERRDNNHNVLDASVLGVLAEMISTDRRFAKAVDAALGELGQAIVLNQKPATTTSHPDWAWIAQLDGSVALVAADVKAEGFTTDVPGLCLADLVDAPEAIKPLVRRLLGNTILVEDLERGEMIRLVAGDHVRIVTPDGRLLEADGSLRLGPAGQEAGLGLLERKTELAELVQQTQALSREIDTDAASLKDASEQADQLSRASGQARERLHGLERSVVKLTGEIETATRRQAELDNERPRLAAEREGLENQVAAANNEIDTARTERDTLRQRVTEAETQLQNASTALPGLEKSVEDAQAQARALHVDAERLREQVRSTESALRQAEQAAAEHQREHALAAERLKGHESRLAEARTQAEQSRKDAQQQQQNAQDMAEQVAAAQAAATRAEQNVTQVKQSIRGVRDEVEAADKKLHAEEVAQREAEVKLEALVTRGREQLDTDVEHAHADAVRAVMQGESPWAEEANAADPLADENAESDPQPDPFAINRPAAEQRIHEIKEKIMRLGNVNLEAIHELEQLEGRHDELADQVSDIETAREQLEALIERINTDSRVRFEKTFDRVRDHFAGQDGMFRKLFGGGKADLFLVPDEDGNIDVLESGIEIMAKPPGKEPRALSQLSGGEKTMTAVALLMAIFKTRPSPYAILDEVDAALDEANVERFTNVVQTFLDRSHFIVITHHKRTMRACNTLYGITMQERGVSKRVAVTFEEVAADGTIADDAVRDADRRERIEHEAAATETDELVLEPAAERPAPAPDRVTQTPKPALVPTANAPSLGGSRFRDRLAAMLQGDEETTDAETEKEVA; encoded by the coding sequence ATGAGGCTGCAAAAGGTCACCCTGGCCGGATTCAAATCTTTCGCGGATAAGACCGAAATCCGCTTCGACCAACCCATCGTCGGCATCGTCGGGCCCAACGGCTGCGGCAAGTCCAATATCGTCGACGCCATCAAGTGGGTCCTGGGCGAACAATCTGCCAAATCACTCCGTGGCGGGGCCATGCTCGACGTCATCTTCAACGGCGCCGCCGGCCGCAAGCCCTCCGGCATGGCCAGCGTCACCCTCTCCTTCGAAAACCCCGTCCGCGATACCCCCGCCGAAGACGACATCCTCGCCGACCTCGACCGCATCGAGGACGACGAACCCGCCGACGTCGAAGACACCGAGGCCGAAACCGACGACCTCGATACCGAAACCCGGGACCAGCCCCAAACCACCGCCGCCTCACCCGACGCCCCGCGACGATGGCTGGGCATCGACACCGAAACCGTCGACGTCACCCGACAGCTCTACCGCGACGGCACCAGCGAATACCTCATCAACCAGAAACGCGTCCGGCTCCGCGACGTCCGCGAACTCTTCATGGACACAGGCGTCGGCACCGACGCCTACTCCGTCATCGAGCAGGGCAAAGTCGCACGCATGCTCGACGCCAACGCCTCCGAACGACGACTCATCTTCGAAGAAGCCGCAGGCGTCTCTCGCTTCAAGGCTCGACGCAAGGAAGCCTCCCGACGACTCGAACGCGCCCAGCAGAACCTCGCCCTCTGCCGAACACGCCTCGAGGAAACCGAGCGACGACTCCGGAGCGTCAAGCTCCAGGCCGCACGAGCACGCTCCTTCCAGACCCTCAAGACCGAACTCGACGCGCTCCAGCGACGCGAAATCCTCTGCGCCTTCCACCACCTCCGCGCAGAACTCGAAGACGTCACCCAACGCGTCGCCGACGCCGAGGCCGCACGACGCGCCCTCTCCGGACGACTCGCCCAGGCCGAACAAGCCGTCTCCGACGCCGAAATCGACGCCACCGAAACACGACGCAACGCCGAACAACGCGAACGCGATCGCATGAACGCCGAGTCCGCGGCTCGCCAGGCACGCGAACGCGCCGAGTTCGCCGAGAAGTCCGCCCAGGGACTCCTCGCACGCATCGACGAGGAACGACAGCGACTCGAAGGCTTCGAACAACGACAACGCGAAACCGCGCAGCACATCGAAACCCACACCAGCCAGCTCACCGCCCAACGCGACCAGCTCCAGGGACTCGACGCCCGAGCAGAAGACGCCGACAACCAACGCCGGCAGGCCGCCGAGAAACTCCAGGCACACCGCGCCCAACTCGACCACGCCAAGGCCGAGGTCCACGAGCTGCTCCGAGGCGTCTCGCGACGCGAAAACGAGATCGCCTCCCACGAACGATTCATCAACAACCTCAACCAGTCCATCGAGAAAATCACCGCCCGCGAGCAGGCCCAGACCCAGCGGCACACGGAAGTCACCGAACAACTCAACACCCGACGGCACGACCTCGACGCCGTCGAATCCCAGGCCGCCGACGTCCGCAACCAACTCGCCAGCCTCGAAAACGACAGCGAACGATTCAGCCGCGACATCCGCGAACTCTCCGCCACGCTCGCCGACAAACGCGAAAAACGATCCTCCCTCGCCTCGCGACAGACGCTCCTCGAAGAGATGCGCGACCGCAAGGAAGGCATCAGCCAGGCCGTCCAGGCCGTCCTCGAACGACGCGACAACAACCACAACGTCCTCGACGCCTCCGTCCTGGGCGTCCTCGCCGAGATGATCTCCACCGACCGGCGATTCGCCAAAGCCGTCGACGCAGCGCTCGGCGAACTCGGTCAGGCCATCGTCCTCAACCAGAAACCCGCCACCACCACCAGCCACCCCGACTGGGCATGGATCGCACAACTCGACGGCTCCGTCGCACTCGTCGCCGCCGACGTCAAAGCCGAAGGCTTCACGACCGACGTGCCCGGCCTCTGCCTCGCCGATCTCGTCGACGCCCCCGAAGCCATCAAACCCCTCGTCCGACGACTCCTCGGCAACACCATCCTCGTCGAGGACCTCGAACGCGGCGAGATGATCCGACTCGTCGCAGGCGATCACGTCCGCATCGTCACACCCGACGGGCGACTCCTCGAAGCCGACGGCTCTCTCCGACTCGGACCCGCCGGCCAGGAAGCCGGACTCGGCCTCCTCGAACGCAAGACCGAACTCGCCGAACTCGTCCAGCAGACACAGGCACTCAGCCGCGAGATCGACACCGACGCCGCCTCCCTCAAAGACGCCTCCGAGCAGGCCGACCAGCTCTCCCGCGCCTCGGGCCAGGCACGCGAACGACTCCACGGCCTCGAACGGAGCGTCGTCAAACTCACCGGCGAGATCGAAACCGCCACGCGACGACAAGCCGAACTCGACAACGAACGACCCCGACTCGCCGCCGAACGCGAGGGTCTCGAAAACCAGGTCGCCGCCGCCAACAACGAGATCGACACCGCACGCACCGAACGCGACACCCTCCGCCAGCGCGTCACCGAAGCCGAAACCCAGCTCCAGAACGCCTCCACCGCACTCCCCGGACTCGAGAAATCCGTCGAAGACGCACAGGCTCAGGCCCGCGCCCTCCACGTCGACGCCGAACGACTCCGCGAACAGGTCCGCTCCACCGAGTCCGCGCTCCGACAGGCCGAGCAGGCCGCCGCCGAACACCAACGCGAACACGCACTCGCCGCCGAACGACTCAAGGGACACGAATCACGTCTCGCCGAGGCCCGAACCCAGGCCGAGCAGTCACGCAAGGACGCCCAGCAGCAGCAGCAGAACGCTCAGGACATGGCCGAGCAGGTCGCCGCGGCACAGGCCGCCGCCACCCGGGCCGAACAGAACGTCACCCAGGTCAAGCAGTCCATCCGAGGCGTCCGCGACGAGGTCGAAGCCGCCGACAAGAAACTACACGCCGAGGAAGTCGCCCAACGCGAAGCCGAGGTCAAGCTCGAAGCCCTCGTCACCCGAGGCCGCGAACAACTCGACACCGACGTCGAACACGCCCACGCCGACGCCGTCCGCGCCGTCATGCAAGGCGAATCACCCTGGGCCGAGGAAGCCAACGCCGCCGACCCACTCGCCGACGAAAACGCCGAATCCGACCCGCAACCCGACCCCTTCGCCATCAACCGACCCGCCGCCGAGCAACGCATCCACGAGATCAAAGAAAAGATCATGCGCCTCGGCAACGTCAACCTCGAGGCCATCCACGAACTCGAACAACTCGAAGGACGACACGACGAACTCGCCGACCAGGTCAGCGACATCGAGACCGCACGCGAACAACTCGAAGCCCTCATCGAACGCATCAACACCGACTCACGCGTCCGCTTCGAGAAAACCTTCGACCGCGTCCGCGACCACTTCGCCGGCCAGGACGGCATGTTCCGCAAGCTCTTCGGCGGCGGGAAAGCCGACCTCTTCCTCGTCCCCGACGAAGACGGCAACATCGACGTCCTCGAGTCAGGCATCGAGATCATGGCCAAGCCGCCCGGGAAAGAACCCCGCGCCCTCAGCCAGCTCTCGGGCGGCGAAAAAACCATGACCGCCGTAGCGCTCCTCATGGCCATCTTCAAGACACGACCCTCACCCTACGCCATCCTCGACGAAGTCGACGCCGCTCTCGACGAAGCCAACGTCGAACGGTTCACCAACGTCGTCCAGACCTTCCTCGACCGATCCCACTTCATCGTCATCACCCACCACAAACGAACCATGCGCGCCTGCAACACGCTCTACGGCATCACCATGCAGGAGCGAGGCGTCTCCAAACGCGTCGCCGTCACCTTCGAGGAAGTCGCCGCCGACGGAACCATCGCCGACGACGCCGTCCGCGACGCCGACCGACGCGAACGCATCGAACACGAAGCCGCCGCCACCGAAACCGACGAACTCGTCCTCGAACCCGCCGCCGAACGACCCGCACCGGCACCCGACCGCGTTACCCAGACCCCCAAACCCGCCCTCGTCCCCACCGCCAACGCACCCTCACTCGGCGGATCGCGCTTCCGCGACCGACTCGCCGCCATGCTCCAGGGCGACGAAGAAACCACCGACGCCGAGACCGAGAAGGAAGTCGCCTGA
- a CDS encoding flagellar basal body P-ring protein FlgI: MTFKAVPRMPFAPALRVVVACTLLAAIAGTLLAGCGSKNRRAAPTVSSETYRGPLWLRGSVGSMATLREGEPLLVSGYTLCVNLNGTGSSEVPTFLRGFLLNEMRKRKVPQPERVLFDTNTAVVAVEGLIPAGASKGDRFDVLVTAIDRQTLSLEGGNIWSTQVIPGPPDPSLAYKRPVGEVGGDIFIDPVISDTPDAEVDPRRQALVVAGGKATEDRILELVLNQPSWQRSRLIADRINERFPKTPNDRFETARPMTDAMIRIRVPSYWRGQASIFLDHVMVLFTQRAPGFDRAKTLELADRLNRFPTDQRVVISAWRAMGRGVLPVLREIYTHDNQKVRLAALDAGAGLNDGQAARFLIDEIDDASVETRIQIAASLAQLPDNLQASIGLNRLIRDPDTRVRLAAYEAMVLAGDPAIERIPVYSDRDKIKLVIDEVPAPEPLIYVTFDRFPRIVYFGGPIDVQPGKFAQAWDGRLMLRTGDGKPMSVFYQPNLGDSITQQLYPNLTELTHFLAHNPTRDRPQQGLNLSYGQTVDAIYELVSASNLSADFRLRRSTLSELIEQQTRDAIPAPRPVTSADASDNTSQNATLPAAATTGLDNQ; the protein is encoded by the coding sequence ATGACGTTTAAAGCTGTTCCGCGAATGCCGTTCGCACCCGCCTTGCGGGTCGTCGTCGCCTGCACCCTCCTCGCCGCCATCGCCGGCACGCTCCTCGCCGGATGCGGCAGCAAAAACCGCAGAGCCGCACCCACCGTCTCCTCCGAAACCTATCGCGGCCCGCTCTGGCTGCGCGGATCCGTCGGCAGCATGGCAACCCTCCGCGAAGGCGAACCCCTCCTCGTCTCAGGCTACACCCTCTGTGTCAACCTCAACGGCACCGGATCCTCCGAAGTCCCCACCTTCCTCCGAGGCTTCCTCCTCAACGAGATGCGCAAGCGCAAGGTCCCCCAGCCCGAACGCGTCCTCTTCGACACCAACACCGCCGTCGTCGCCGTCGAGGGACTCATCCCCGCCGGCGCCTCCAAAGGCGACCGATTCGACGTCCTCGTTACCGCCATCGACCGACAGACCCTCAGCCTCGAAGGCGGCAACATCTGGTCCACACAGGTCATCCCCGGTCCGCCCGACCCCTCGCTCGCCTACAAACGACCCGTTGGCGAGGTCGGAGGCGACATCTTCATCGACCCCGTCATCAGCGACACGCCCGACGCCGAGGTCGACCCCCGGCGACAGGCACTCGTCGTCGCAGGCGGCAAAGCCACCGAAGACCGAATCCTCGAACTCGTCCTCAACCAGCCCAGCTGGCAACGCAGCCGACTCATCGCCGACCGCATCAACGAGCGATTCCCCAAGACACCCAACGACCGCTTCGAAACCGCACGGCCCATGACCGACGCGATGATCCGCATACGCGTCCCCTCCTACTGGCGCGGACAGGCCTCTATCTTCCTCGACCACGTCATGGTCCTCTTCACCCAACGCGCACCCGGCTTCGACCGCGCCAAAACCCTCGAACTCGCCGACCGACTCAACCGCTTCCCCACCGACCAACGCGTCGTCATCTCCGCCTGGCGCGCCATGGGCCGAGGCGTCCTCCCCGTACTCCGTGAGATCTACACCCACGACAACCAAAAAGTCCGACTCGCCGCACTCGACGCCGGCGCCGGTCTCAACGACGGACAGGCCGCTCGATTCCTCATCGACGAGATCGACGACGCCAGCGTCGAAACACGCATCCAGATCGCCGCCTCCCTCGCACAACTCCCCGACAACCTCCAGGCCTCCATCGGACTCAACCGACTCATCCGCGACCCCGACACACGCGTCCGGCTCGCCGCCTACGAGGCCATGGTCCTCGCAGGCGACCCCGCCATCGAACGTATCCCCGTCTACTCAGACCGCGACAAGATCAAACTCGTCATCGACGAGGTCCCCGCACCCGAACCCCTCATCTACGTCACCTTCGACCGCTTCCCACGCATTGTCTACTTCGGCGGGCCCATCGACGTCCAGCCCGGCAAATTCGCCCAGGCATGGGACGGACGGCTCATGCTCCGAACCGGCGACGGCAAACCCATGTCCGTCTTCTACCAGCCCAACCTCGGCGACAGCATCACCCAACAGCTCTACCCCAACCTCACCGAACTCACCCACTTCCTCGCACACAACCCCACCCGAGACCGACCCCAGCAGGGACTAAACCTCTCCTACGGCCAGACCGTCGACGCCATCTATGAACTCGTGAGTGCGTCTAACCTCAGCGCCGACTTCCGCTTACGCAGAAGCACCCTCAGCGAACTCATCGAGCAGCAGACCCGCGACGCCATCCCCGCACCACGACCCGTCACCTCCGCCGACGCCTCTGACAACACCTCGCAAAACGCCACACTCCCCGCCGCCGCCACCACCGGATTGGACAACCAGTAG
- a CDS encoding inorganic diphosphatase, translating into MQPLPNRYMQVSPGASPPDKINAIVEIPKGRRSKFEIDKKTGIIKLDRYLYSSAHYPGDYGIIPQTLAEDGDPLDILVMVNEPTFAGCLIEARPLGLFRMTDKGDNDYKVLAVPDTDPIFAEYNGLWRVPPHYLREVEHFFATYKQLEGGEVKTLGWEGEDKAREEILECIQRYKDTTPEEDIATYPTEEDEDSPAPNTPSHASS; encoded by the coding sequence ATGCAGCCGCTACCCAACCGGTACATGCAGGTATCGCCCGGCGCAAGCCCACCCGACAAGATCAACGCCATCGTCGAAATCCCCAAGGGCCGAAGGTCCAAGTTCGAAATCGACAAAAAAACCGGCATCATCAAACTCGATCGATACCTCTACTCCTCCGCACACTACCCCGGCGACTACGGCATCATCCCGCAGACACTCGCCGAGGACGGCGACCCCCTCGACATACTCGTCATGGTCAACGAACCCACCTTCGCCGGCTGCCTCATCGAGGCCCGACCCCTCGGGCTCTTCCGCATGACCGACAAGGGCGACAACGACTACAAAGTCCTCGCCGTGCCCGACACCGACCCCATCTTCGCCGAGTACAACGGGCTCTGGCGCGTCCCGCCCCACTACCTCCGCGAGGTCGAGCACTTCTTCGCCACCTACAAACAGCTCGAAGGCGGCGAGGTCAAAACCCTCGGATGGGAAGGCGAAGACAAAGCCCGCGAGGAAATCCTCGAGTGCATCCAACGCTACAAAGACACCACGCCCGAAGAAGACATCGCCACCTACCCCACCGAAGAAGACGAGGATTCACCCGCCCCTAACACACCATCCCACGCCTCGTCGTAA
- the dprA gene encoding DNA-processing protein DprA — protein MDETCVPEDVSRGEVEAQLSLQLTRGLGVRRIGQLLERFGTAEGVVEASEAGFRGLHGVTASGAARLSEALGRVRSEGLAVQELERCAEAGVRLVVRGGAGYPVLLRDLPDAPPVLWVRGRVDGEDRLTLAVVGSRRCSGYGRRQAEVFAGRCASLGFTIVSGGAIGVDGVAHRSAVRSGGTTVAVIGSGLGRPYPERHEDLFHNMVDSGRGGLMSELPMLTPPSAENFPRRNRIISGMSLGTLVIEAGERSGALITARICVEEHGRELMAVPGPVDSGDSAGCHRVIREQWATLVTQPEEVLEQIAETRASLLVREEPVAKKRRVVRKAKEEPAVAKPVVDPLATLEGVPRAVAEVLREPLTLDQVVERVGRSMAEVQSVLTRLEIKGLVVRCEGRLRLRH, from the coding sequence ATGGATGAGACGTGTGTGCCCGAGGATGTTTCGCGTGGCGAGGTTGAGGCTCAGCTGTCGCTGCAGCTGACGCGTGGTCTTGGGGTGCGACGGATCGGTCAGTTGCTGGAGCGGTTCGGGACGGCGGAGGGGGTGGTTGAGGCCTCGGAGGCGGGGTTTCGGGGGTTGCACGGGGTGACGGCGTCGGGGGCGGCGCGGCTGAGCGAGGCGTTGGGACGTGTGCGTTCGGAGGGGCTGGCCGTTCAGGAGTTGGAGCGGTGTGCGGAAGCGGGTGTACGGCTGGTGGTTCGCGGGGGCGCAGGTTATCCGGTGCTGCTGCGTGATCTGCCGGACGCTCCGCCTGTGCTTTGGGTGAGGGGTCGTGTGGATGGAGAGGACCGGCTGACGCTGGCGGTGGTGGGTTCGCGTCGGTGTTCGGGTTACGGTCGTCGTCAGGCGGAGGTGTTCGCGGGCCGGTGTGCCTCGCTTGGGTTCACGATTGTGTCGGGGGGTGCGATCGGGGTTGATGGTGTGGCGCACCGTTCGGCGGTGCGTTCGGGGGGGACGACGGTGGCGGTGATCGGTTCGGGGCTGGGTCGGCCTTACCCGGAGCGTCACGAGGATCTGTTTCACAACATGGTGGATTCGGGTCGTGGCGGGCTGATGAGTGAATTGCCGATGTTGACGCCGCCATCGGCGGAGAATTTCCCGCGTCGGAACCGGATCATTTCGGGGATGTCGCTGGGGACGCTGGTGATCGAGGCGGGCGAGCGTAGCGGGGCGTTGATCACGGCGCGGATCTGTGTGGAGGAGCACGGACGTGAGTTGATGGCGGTTCCGGGCCCGGTGGACTCGGGGGATTCGGCGGGTTGTCACCGTGTGATTCGTGAGCAGTGGGCGACGCTGGTGACGCAGCCGGAGGAGGTTCTGGAGCAGATCGCGGAGACGCGGGCGAGCCTGCTGGTGCGTGAGGAGCCGGTGGCGAAGAAGCGGCGGGTGGTGCGGAAGGCGAAGGAGGAGCCGGCGGTGGCGAAGCCTGTGGTGGACCCGCTGGCGACGCTTGAGGGTGTGCCGCGTGCGGTGGCTGAGGTGCTGCGAGAGCCGTTGACGCTTGACCAGGTGGTGGAGCGTGTGGGGCGGTCGATGGCGGAGGTTCAGTCGGTGCTGACGCGGCTGGAGATCAAGGGTCTGGTGGTTCGGTGCGAGGGGCGATTGCGGCTGAGGCATTGA
- a CDS encoding phosphoribosyltransferase, which translates to MDADLETILIDEQQISRRLDDLAARMVAEVPREGGVPAEIVLIPIMTGALVFTADLIRRIPTMLCLHTVAISSYGRATQPGEASFNRELTSLPDDLSGRHVILVDDILDSGQTLKMAQAHVLERGPASMKTCVLLRKPTNAARAVPVEYVGFDIPDRFVVGYGLDLAGYYRNLPMIAVPRASVIERLVEPSATS; encoded by the coding sequence ATGGATGCGGATCTTGAGACGATTCTGATCGATGAGCAGCAGATTTCGCGTCGTCTGGATGACTTGGCGGCGCGGATGGTGGCGGAGGTGCCGCGTGAGGGCGGGGTGCCTGCGGAGATCGTGCTGATCCCGATCATGACGGGTGCGTTGGTGTTCACGGCGGACCTGATCCGTCGGATTCCGACGATGCTTTGTTTGCACACGGTGGCGATCAGCTCGTACGGGCGGGCCACCCAGCCGGGGGAGGCGAGTTTCAATCGCGAGTTAACTTCTTTGCCTGACGATCTTTCCGGCCGCCACGTGATCCTGGTGGATGACATTCTGGACAGTGGCCAGACACTGAAGATGGCTCAGGCGCATGTGTTGGAGCGTGGTCCGGCGTCGATGAAGACGTGCGTTCTGCTGCGGAAGCCGACGAACGCGGCGAGGGCGGTTCCGGTGGAGTACGTGGGTTTTGACATTCCGGACCGTTTTGTGGTGGGTTACGGGCTGGATTTAGCGGGTTATTACCGCAATCTGCCGATGATCGCGGTCCCGCGGGCGTCGGTGATCGAGCGTCTGGTTGAGCCGTCGGCGACGTCCTGA